Proteins encoded in a region of the Salmo trutta chromosome 34, fSalTru1.1, whole genome shotgun sequence genome:
- the LOC115173904 gene encoding chondroitin sulfate proteoglycan 5, whose translation MERWESRSWSWSLMLSLLLSLSAHGELSLTTVSRTEVQHSQSSFSAVERAVLISDDSAELIGLGLGLAAGLPLSAIKRKPSHRRHSHLDFTEQDDQPIREELIGGESQEHSDDIIKVQFHNPDRPLTPDLSSDSDWLTAVVQPLQQRAGDPTAWTLSDFYDYLSPDDELSTIDTTLDPDPTLTPPADMEDENPSLTGSPVPNVTPDNDDPQPPSQSQPPSQSQSPPPPSPPQGSDGCGLGFVRSEVRGECVSQCDAQPDFCYNRGVCTIATGIGAFCRCNVQDYMWIKGSRCDWVVTDFQVLCVVVGVASTTLILLIIIIVFFAKRLHRLRIENRRLRKRSLYRPHREMQTDGFSVSTAQDGSHANDDPQKMEDPVKSQFTQGEESLNIANSHSPKHINNRPAHSSDHTPIADQEVNREEANSSPSNNIY comes from the exons ATGGAGCGCTGGGAGAGCCGGTCGTGGAGTTGGTCGTTAatgctgtctctcctcctctctctgtctgctcacG GAGAACTCTCATTGACCACCGTCAGCAGGACGGAAGTCCAGCACAGCCAATCATCTTTCTCCGCTGTAGAAAGGGCGGTGCTTATCAGTGATGACTCAGCAGAGCTGATTGGCTTAGGGTTAGGACTAGCGGCTGGACTTCCTCTCAGCGCCATCAAACGCAAACCCTCTCACAGAAGACACTCCCACTTGGACTTCACTGAACAGGACGATCAGCCAATCAGAGAAGAGCTAATTGGCGGGGAATCTCAGGAACACTCAGATGATATCATCAAGGTGCAGTTCCATAACCCCGACCGCcccttgacccctgacctctcgtctgattctgattggctgacGGCTGTAGTTCAGCCCCTGCAGCAGCGGGCGGGAGACCCCACAGCCTGGACTCTGTCAGATTTCTACGACTACTTGTCCCCCGACGACGAACTCTCCACCATAGATACAACCCTTGACCCTGATCCGACACTGACCCCTCCGGCAGACATGGAGGATGAAAACCCATCGCTCACTGGCTCCCCTGTCCCCAATGTTACCCCTGACAATGATGACCCCCAGCCACCCTCTCAGTCTCAGCCCCCCTCTCAGTCTcaatccccccctcctccttcccctcctcagGGGTCAGATGGGTGTGGTCTGGGCTTTGTGAGGTCCGAGGTCAGGGgtgagtgtgtgtctcagtgtgacGCACAGCCTGACTTCTGCTACAACAGAGGAGTTTGTACCATCGCTACGGGAATAGGAGCATTCTGCAG ATGTAATGTCCAGGACTATATGTGGATCAAGGGCTCTCGTTGTGATTGGGTGGTGACAGACTTCCAGGTGCTGTGTGTGGTAGTGGGTGTGGCCTCTACGACCCTCATcctactcatcatcatcatcgtcttcTTCGCCAAACGACTCCACCGCCTGAGGATTGAGAACAGGCGGCTCCGCAAACGCAG TCTATACCGTCCACACAGAGAGATGCAGACAGATGGCTTCTCTGTTTCCACGGCGCAAGATGGTTCCCATGCCAAC GATGACCCTCAGAAAATGGAGGACCCTGTAAAGTCTCAATTCACTCAAGGGGAGGAGTCTCTGAACATCGCCAACTCTCATTCGCCGAAACATATTAACAACCGCCCTGCCCACTCCTCTGATCACACCCCTATCGCAGACCAGGAGGTAAATAGGGAGGAGGCAAACTCCTCCCCCTCCAACAACATATACTAA